CACTGCTGCTGGGTGCCACGGTGACCCTGGTCCTGGGGCCACCCGGACCGCCTTCCTGGACGGGTTGGCTGGCCGGAGCGGCGGCCGTGGTGCTCCTGCCGATCGGCTGGTACCTGGCCGGTCGCACCCGGGGACGGCCGGTGGCGCTGTTCCGCGCGGTGATCGTGGTGGCCCTGATCGACGTCCTCCTGCTGATCTCCAGCGGACCGGTGGTGTGATCCACTGCGGCCGGATGGATGGGTCGGCGCACGCGGCGGATTACCGCCCACTAGGCTGATCACACACCTTGGTGTCGCTATTTGGAGGATCGTGATGCGCTCGCTGGTAACCCGTCGCGCCGCCCTGGTCGCGGGTGTCGCCACCGTCGGTGCCATCGCGCTGGCCGGTTGCTCGGCCGGCCAGGTTGCCGAGACTGCCGAGCTGGTCACCCCGATCGCGGGGGTGAACGCGCAGTCCGTCGACGGCGCCGTGTTCGTGCGCAACGCGCAGATCACGTACAACGGCATCCAGGGCTACGCCAAGGGTGAGAACGCGCCGCTCGAGCTGAGCCTCTACAACCAGTCCGAGGAAGACGTCACGGTCTCGATCACCAGCGAGCCGACCGACCAGCCGCAGGTGGTCTCGGCGAAGCAGGTGGGCTTCGTCACCACCCCGACCCCGGCGCCGACCGGGACCGCCGTCCCCGAGGTCTCGGGCAAGCCGGCCGCGTCGGCCTCGGGCAAGCCCGCCGCCTCGGCCACGCCAGCCGCCACGCCGACCCCCGTGGTCACCGCTGCGCAGATCAAGCTTTCGCCGCTCGGCCAGGCCCTGTTCCGCCCGACCGACGCGAACAAGCTCCAGGTCGTCGGCCTGAGCGACAACCTGCGGCCGGGTGAGAAGGTCAACCTCGTGCTCCACTTCAGCACCGGCGCGGCCGACCTGCACATCCAGGCGCCGGTCGCGATCCCGGTGACCGCGGCCTCCCGGGCGCCCGGCGCGACGGGTGAGAACTCCGAGCACGAGTGACGTTGTCATACCCGGCGGCTAACTTGGCCGGGTGACATCCTCGCGAACCAGTTCCAAGGCAGCCCGGCCGGCCTACGTCTGCGACGCCTGCGGCCACCAGCCACCGAAATGGCTGGGCCGCTGCCCGGAGTGCGGCGAGTGGGGCTCGATCATCGAGTCCACGGTGTCCGTCGGGGTCTCCGGCCGGGTGGTCAGCTCCCGCATGCCGAGCGAGCCGGCCCGGCCGATCTCGCAGATCAGCGCCGCGCCCGCCCGAGCCGTGCCGAGCGGCGTCAGCGAGCTCGACCGGGTGCTCGGCGGCGGCCTGGTCCCCGGCGCGGTGGTGCTGCTCGCCGGTGAGCCCGGGGTGGGCAAGTCGACGCTGCTGCTCGACGTGGCCCAGCAGTGGGCCACCGGGGCCGGCACACCGTCGCTGGTGGTCAGCGGCGAGGAGTCGGTGAGCCAGGTCCGGCTGCGGGCCGAGCGGCTCGGCGCGCTGCACGAGCGCCTGTTCCTGGCCGCCGAGAATGATCTGGGGACGGTCATCGGCCACCTCGACGCGGTCAAGCCGGGTCTGCTGGTGCTCGACTCGGTGCAGACCGTCTCGGCCCCCGGCACCGAGGGTGTGCCCGGCGGCGTCACCCAGGTCCGGGCGGTCACCGCGGCCCTGGTCTCGATCGCCAAGGAGCGGGGCATCGCCACCGTCCTGGTCGGTCACGTCACCAAGGACGGTCAGGTGGCCGGTCCCCGGGTGCTGGAGCACCTGGTCGACGTGGTGCTGCACTTCGAGGGTGACAAGCACTCGTCGCTGCGCCTGGTCCGCGGGGTGAAAAACCGGTTCGGCGCGGCCGACGAGGTGGGCTGTTTCGAGATGCACGAGGGCGGGATCAGCAGCCTGCCCGACCCGTCCGGCCTGTTCCTGACCCGTTATCAGGAGCCGGTCCCGGGCACCTGCGTGACGGTCGCGATGGAGGGCCGGCGGGCGCTGGTCACCGAGGTGCAGGCGCTGATCGGGGCCGAGGTGCAGGGCTCACCGCGGCGCACGGTGTCCGGTCTCGACAGCGCCCGGCTGGCCATGGTGCTGGCCGTGCTGGAGCGCCGCACCAAGCAGATCAAGCTGTACAACCGGGAGGTGTTCGCGGCCACCGTGGGCGGCATCCGGCTCACCGAGCCCTCCGCCGACCTGGCGATGGCCCTCGCGGTGGCGTCCGGCGGGCTCGATCTGGCGATGGCGCCCACCCTGGTGGCGATCGGCGAGGTCGGGCTGACCGGGGAGATCCGCCGGGTGAGCGCGATCGGCCGGCGGCTGGCCGAGGCGGCCCGGCTCGGGTTCCGGGTGGCCCTGGTGCCGCCGGGCAGTCTCAACGGTGAGGCCGGCGCGCCCAAGGGCATGGAGGTGATCGAGGTCGGCGACCTGCGCTCGGCGTTGCAGAACGCGGCACGGGCCTCAGCCGAGCACAGCGGCCGGTGACCGAGAGTGACGATTCATCACGCTACGGAGCATTCATCGAACCATGCCTCGTTGCCCGTGATGAAGGTTCGTAGACTGTACCGGTGCCGCTCGACCGCGATGGTTCCAAGTCCGCCGCCAGTTCAACGCCGCGCCCCGGCGTCAACGGCGCGGGTCACCGCGCGGTGGCCCCGTTGACCGGCATCGGCCTCACCGGGGGCGCCAGCGATCCGATCCGGGCCAACCTCGCCCTGATGGCTCCCGGCACCGCGCTGCGCGACGGTCTGGAGCGGATCCTCCGCGGCCGCACCGGCGCGCTGATCGTGCTGGGCTATGACGCGGTCGTCGAGCAGATCTGCACCGGCGGCTTCCCGCTCGATGTGGAGTTCTCCGCCACCCGCCTGCGCGAGCTGTGCAAGATGGACGGCGCCGTGGTGCTCTCCAGCGACGGTACCCGGATCGTCCGGGCCGCGGTGCACCTGATGCCCGACCCGTCCATCCCGTCCGAGGAGTCGGGCACCCGGCACCGCACCGCCGAGCGGGTGGCCAAGCAGTCCGGTTTCCCGGTGATCTCGGTCAGCCAGTCGATGCACATCATCGGGCTCTATGTGAACGGGCAGCGGCACGTCCTGGACGATTCGGCCGCCATCCTGTCCCGGGCCAACCAGGCACTGGCCACCCTGGAGCGCTACAAGCTGCGGCTCGACGAGGTGTCCGGCACCCTCTCCGCCCTGGAGATCGAGGACCTGGTCACGGTCCGGGACGCGGTCGCGGTGGTGCAGCGGCTGGAGATGGTCCGCCGGATCGCCGACGAGATCTCGGGTTACGTGGTGGAGCTGGGCACCGACGGCCGCCTGCTCGCCCTCCAGCTGGACGAGCTGATGGCCGGCGTCGACGCGGACCGCACCCTGGTGATCCGGGACTACCTGCCGACCGGGCGCAAGGCACGCACGCTGGACGAGGCGCTGGTCGAGCTGGACCTGCTCACCGCCACCGAGATGATCGACCTGGTCGCGGTGGCCAAGGCGATCGGCTACCCGGGCGCCTCCGACGCGCTGGACGCCGCGGTGTCGCCGCGCGGGTTCCGCCTGCTGGCCAAGGTGCCGCGGCTGCCCGCGCAGATCGTGGACCGGCTGGTCGACCACTTCGGCAGCCTGCAACGGCTGCTCGGGGCGACGGTCGAGGATCTCCAGGCGGTCGAGGGCGTCGGGGACGCGCGGGCTCGCGGAGTGCGGGAGGGGCTGTCCCGGCTCGCCGAGGCATCGATACTCGAGCGTTACGTCTGATTCGGCGTACCGAAAAGGCCTGAAACCGCAAGCGATCCACCCTCTTTCGGGGGATTCTGTTGCCGCGGCCGCCATGACCCTGTGTCACGGATGGCACGAGCTTGTGAAGTCGGCAGTTATTTTTTCGGACTTTTCATCGCATCCTGCGCGCGCGGCGGACGGATCCGGCGCGATTCCTCGACGGTCGACGCTACTTAGCGTGATGGGGTCTTCCGTTACGCTAAGCCACGTCCTAGCCTGATCTCCGCCGCGGACGAACCGCCGCGTGCACCCAGTTTTGGGGAGATCGTGATCCGGGCCGAGCTGAATCGGTCACCGCGTGGCGGCCCGGGGAGTCAGTGGTGAGACCGCCCCCTACCCGATTGCAGAGTTGGGGGCATCCGCCTTGCGCCGGATCATGCTCATTCTCGGCGGCGCCGCCGTCGCCACCGCCGCGTTCGCCGGGATCTCGCCGGCCGCCAATGCCGGCACCGCCTACGAGTCGTGCGTCAGCGCGGCCGACGCGACCTACACGCACAGCTTCGACGGCCCCGGCGGCACCGCGGTGATCACCGCGGTGAAGCCGCTGTGTGCCGGCGAGTCGCAGGACTTCTCGCTGGTCTCCTACACCGCGCCGAAGAAGACCTACGCCACCCCGCAGTTCGTCTACGACGCGAAGACCGGCCGGATCGACGCCGGGCACCGCAGCGTCTCGCTGGACGTGCAGGTGCCCGGCTGCTTCACCCAGGTCGACACGGTCTTCGGCGCCTCGATCCTGAACGAGATCACCGGCAGCACCACCCAGTACGGCAACGCCAAGCTCGGCTCGTCGGCCGGTATCGGCAGCCGGTCCAGCGGTCGTGCGGCCTGGTACAACGGCGGTGAGGGCGTCTGCTCGCCGCGGCCCGCGGTGACCTTCGCCAGCGACTGTGCCGGCACCCTGCACATCCGGATGGCGAACGCCGTGGACGCCAAGGTGGACGCGGTCTTCACGCTGGACGGCAAGTGGATCCGGGTCCGGCCGGGTCAGTCGGCCGAGCGCACCGCCCCGGCCGGGACGACCGTGACGGTCCGGGACAACACGTTCACGACCAGCACCGGCACCTGGACCAAGCCGTCCGACTGCGTCAAGCCGACGCCGCCCACCACGCCGCCGACGACCGTCCCCACGACGGCTCCGACCACCGCGCCGACGACTGCGCCGACGACCGCCCCGACGACCGCGCCCACGACGGCTCCCACCACTGAGCCCACCACCGCGCCGGTCACCGAGTCGCCCTCGTCGGCCGCCCCGGTGGCGACCACCCCCGCCA
Above is a genomic segment from Actinoplanes ianthinogenes containing:
- the disA gene encoding DNA integrity scanning diadenylate cyclase DisA, giving the protein MAPLTGIGLTGGASDPIRANLALMAPGTALRDGLERILRGRTGALIVLGYDAVVEQICTGGFPLDVEFSATRLRELCKMDGAVVLSSDGTRIVRAAVHLMPDPSIPSEESGTRHRTAERVAKQSGFPVISVSQSMHIIGLYVNGQRHVLDDSAAILSRANQALATLERYKLRLDEVSGTLSALEIEDLVTVRDAVAVVQRLEMVRRIADEISGYVVELGTDGRLLALQLDELMAGVDADRTLVIRDYLPTGRKARTLDEALVELDLLTATEMIDLVAVAKAIGYPGASDALDAAVSPRGFRLLAKVPRLPAQIVDRLVDHFGSLQRLLGATVEDLQAVEGVGDARARGVREGLSRLAEASILERYV
- the radA gene encoding DNA repair protein RadA, encoding MTSSRTSSKAARPAYVCDACGHQPPKWLGRCPECGEWGSIIESTVSVGVSGRVVSSRMPSEPARPISQISAAPARAVPSGVSELDRVLGGGLVPGAVVLLAGEPGVGKSTLLLDVAQQWATGAGTPSLVVSGEESVSQVRLRAERLGALHERLFLAAENDLGTVIGHLDAVKPGLLVLDSVQTVSAPGTEGVPGGVTQVRAVTAALVSIAKERGIATVLVGHVTKDGQVAGPRVLEHLVDVVLHFEGDKHSSLRLVRGVKNRFGAADEVGCFEMHEGGISSLPDPSGLFLTRYQEPVPGTCVTVAMEGRRALVTEVQALIGAEVQGSPRRTVSGLDSARLAMVLAVLERRTKQIKLYNREVFAATVGGIRLTEPSADLAMALAVASGGLDLAMAPTLVAIGEVGLTGEIRRVSAIGRRLAEAARLGFRVALVPPGSLNGEAGAPKGMEVIEVGDLRSALQNAARASAEHSGR